From the genome of Vicia villosa cultivar HV-30 ecotype Madison, WI linkage group LG2, Vvil1.0, whole genome shotgun sequence, one region includes:
- the LOC131651298 gene encoding uncharacterized protein LOC131651298: MANESDKEPVRLSFSYFEGEEESGGGHAYGRENSKDVGSRGKTSKYDQICDGNHDSEGGPYEGGTSKGSPASDGGHDCKCGTSEGRASEGGASFKGDSEDESESEVSKEESELEDDSEAEDKSEFEGDSGSEEESKDELESQGDSASEDFDDDQEFGGGHASGRENSKYVGSRGKASKDDQICDGNHDSEGGPYERGTSKGSPASDGSHDSKGGTSEGRASE; this comes from the exons ATGGCTAATGAATCTGATAAGGAACCTGTGAGGTTGTCATTTTCTTATTTTGAAGGGGAAGAAG AATCTGGTGGTGGTCATGCTTatggaagggaaaactctaaaGACGTAGGTTCTAGAGGAAAAACTTCTAAATATGATCAAATTTGTGATGGTAATCACGACTCTGAAGGCGGACCTTATGAAGGAGGAACTTCTAAAGGTAGTCCAGCCTCTGATGGTGGTCATGATTGTAAATGTGGGACTTCTGAAGGCAGAGCGTCTGAAGGCGGTGCATCTTTTAAAGGCG attctgaagatgagtcagaatctGAGGTTTCGAAAGAAGAGTCAGAGTTAGAAGATGACTCTGAAGCTGAAGACAAGTCAGAATTCGAAGGTGATTCTGGGTCTGAAGAAGAATCAAAAGATGAGTTAGAATCTCAAGGAGATTCTGCTTCTGAAG attttgatgatgatcaAGAATTTGGTGGTGGTCAtgcttctggaagggaaaactctaaaTACGTAGGTTCTAGAGGAAAAGCTTCTAAAGATGATCAAATTTGTGATGGTAATCACGACTCTGAAGGCGGACCTTATGAAAGAGGAACTTCTAAAGGTAGTCCAGCCTCTGATGGTAGTCATGATTCTAAAGGTGGAACTTCTGAAGGCAGAGCTTCTGAATAA